In a single window of the Platichthys flesus chromosome 5, fPlaFle2.1, whole genome shotgun sequence genome:
- the LOC133953186 gene encoding GTP-binding protein Rhes-like, producing the protein MSLEVKEKTQVRLVFLGAAGVGKTALIQRFLQDTFEPKHRRTVEEMHSKEYDIGGVKIKVEILDTSGSYSFPAMRKLSIQNSDAFALVYAVDDPESLEAVKSLRDEILEIKEDKHTPIVVVGNKADRGKERRVCSDDVLSTVEMDWNNSYLEASAKENSNVVEVFKELLQQTNLPSRLSPALRRRRETFPKDINFRPPMNKTNSCILS; encoded by the coding sequence ATGTCcctggaggtgaaggagaagacCCAGGTGCGTCTAGTGTTCCTGGGGGCAGCAGGAGTGGGCAAGACAGCCCTGATCCAACGCTTCCTCCAAGACACGTTCGAGCCCAAGCACCGGCGCACCGTGGAGGAGATGCACAGCAAGGAGTACGACATCGGCGGGGTCAAGATCAAGGTGGAGATCCTGGACACCAGTGGCAGCTACTCATTCCCTGCCATGCGCAAGCTCTCCATCCAAAACAGCGACGCCTTTGCACTGGTGTACGCCGTGGATGACCCCGAGTCACTGGAGGCTGTCAAGAGCCTTCGAGATGAGATCCTGGAGATCAAGGAGGACAAGCACACGCCCATCGTGGTGGTGGGGAACAAGGCGGACCGGGGAAAGGAGCGCCGGGTCTGCAGCGATGACGTGCTGTCCACCGTGGAGATGGACTGGAACAACAGCTACCTGGAGGCCTCGGCGAAGGAGAACTCCAACGTGGTGGAGGTGTTCAAGGAGCTCCTGCAGCAGACGAACCTCCCCAGCCGCCTCAGCCCTGCGCTGCGGAGACGCAGGGAGACCTTCCCCAAGGACATCAACTTCCGGCCGCCGATGAACAAGACCAACAGTTGCATTCTGTCATAA